The following are from one region of the Bos mutus isolate GX-2022 chromosome 18, NWIPB_WYAK_1.1, whole genome shotgun sequence genome:
- the FCGBP gene encoding IgGFc-binding protein isoform X1 produces the protein MGSLRSWWMLWAGATLLWGLTQEASVDPQSSGGEEFLTAFLQNYNPGYSKAYLYLLLSSLSDSLTSVSILSRADGTTQKVTVRPGQSVLVNISAKAEMVGSKTFQHAVVVRADRAISVQAVNAKPSTADVTLLRPVRALGTEYFVLTPSSPSSRNLQEFAVVAGAAGASVSIRLKGSVTFKGKSYAAGRVLNVTLDPYQVAQIQSTSNLSGSKVTASSPVAVLSGHSCAQRNSNCNHVVEQLLPTSAWGTRYVVPPLSFHSQHDVIYVMASQATRLTYHLGGTAGSRGLQAGNVAEFEIQQSRPLYLSADVGIQVLMFGAGTTKDGETYDPHLVLIPDVAAYCPAYVVRSVPGSKGVALVVAPTKAAGELTMDGQRLGAKLSWAAVPGSEFSYAELDFGTTDSVHVAEAATSFGLLTFGLYQDVSFGTAAACGRTQRSLEKTPCEGKQCAARQVCKVVNGQARCVAPVATCRAQGDPHYTTFDGRYYDMMGTCLYSLAELQSNDDSLPAFSVDAKNEHRGSRRVSYVGLVTVRAYNHAVSLARGEVGFARIDNQRSRLPASLSGGRLRVYQSGTRAVVELDFGLVVSYDWDAQLALSLPVRFQGQVRGLCGNYNGDPTDDFLTPDSEQAPDAVEFASSWKLDDGDYLCEDGCQENCPACTPEQAQHYEDSRFCGMLTQLNGPFAACHEALDPQPFLKECVYDLCVVNGDRASLCRGLSAYTQACLELGISVGNWRSSANCPLSCPANSRYELCAPACQASCNPDAAPSNCSARQCVEGCVCLEGFVESGGACVAASSCGCIYEGRPLAPGQEVWADTTCQRRCTCDAATGQVRCSDTQGCPKGERCLVQNGLRGCYPDRFGTCKGSGDPHYVSFDGRRFDFMGTCTYLLAGSCGQASGLQTFRVLVENEHRGSQTVSYTRAVRVEARGVKVAVRREYPGRVLVDNILQYLPFQAADGQVQVFRQGQNAVIRTDFGLTVTYNWDAHVTVKVPTSYAGALCGLCGNFNEDPADDFALKSGGQAANALAFGNSWQEETRPGCGAAQPGDCPKLDSLVAEQLQSKKECGILADPSGPFRECHRTLDPQGAVRDCVYDRCLLPGQSGPLCDALAAYADACQAAGLTVHPWRSAELCPLSCPSHSHYEECSYGCPLSCGDLPVSGGCGFECKEGCVCDEGFVLNGESCVPLASCGCVYQGSYYPPEQTFYPGPECDSLCYCEEGGLVSCVPSSCGPHEACQPSNGVLGCVAVGSTTCQASGDPHYTTFDGQRFDFMGTCVYVLAQTCGTRPGLPQFAVLQENVAWGNGKVSVTKAITVQVANFTLRLEQNQWKVTVNGVDRRLPVVLDEGRIHVFQHGSDVVIETDFGLRVAYDLVYNVRVTVPGNYYQQLCGLCGNYNGNPKDDFQKPDGSQAGSANEFGNSWEEAVPDSPCLPPPTCQPGDKDCDTELECKPELQNKYEQQEFCGLLTSPTGPLAACHKLLDPQGPLQDCVFDLCVGGGNESILCSNIHAYVSACQAAGGHVEPWRTESFCPMQCPPNSHYEVCADTCSLGCSALSAPPQCPERCAEGCQCDSGFLSDGQGCVPIQECGCYHNGIYYEPEKVVLTDNCQQQCVCQPGKGLVCQNHSCSDGQVCQPSGGVLSCVTKDPCHSVTCRPQETCQNKNGQGVCVPNYQATCWLWGDPHYHSFDGWNFDFQGTCNYVLASTDCPGSNAQGLTPFTVTTKNENRGNPSVSYVRLVTVTTLNTNISIHKGEIGKVRVNGVLRALPVSVADGRLLVTHGASKAVLATDFGLQVTYDWDWRVEVTLPSSYHSAVCGLCGNMDRNPSNDQAFPNGTLAPSIPIWGGSWRVPGWDPLCWDECQGSCPTCAEDRLEEYGGPGFCGPLAPGSGGPFAACHDHVAPDSFFKGCVLDVCLGGGAKDILCQALAAYAAACQAAGIVIKDWRTEAGCELPCPENSHYELCGPPCPASCPSPTPPTSPAVCEGPCVEGCQCNSGFVLSADRCVPLEGGCGCWANGIYHEAGSEFWADATCSQRCQCGPGGGSLVCKPASCGLGEECALLPSGQHGCQPVSTAECQAWGDPHYITLDGHRFDFQGACEYLLSAPCHDLPEGAENFTVTVANEHRGSQAVSYTRTVTLHIYGHSFTLSAGWPRQLQVDGKLVALPFQLDSRVHAYLSGADVVVTTASGISLAFDGNSNVRLRVPAAYAGALCGLCGNYNKNPNDDLNAVEGNPDRWQVGGAAGCGECVPGPCPKPCTPEQQEPFGGPDACGVISSPEGPLAPCHSLIPPEQYFQACLLDACQAQGHPGGLCPAVAAYVAACQAAGAQLGEWRRPDFCPFQCPAHSHYQLCGDSCPVSCPSLSAPEGCESTCREGCVCDAGFVLSGDTCVPVGQCGCLHEGRYYPLGETFYPGPECGRHCQCGPGGQVSCQEGETCRPYEECRVQDGVQACRPTGCGRCLANGGVHYITLDGRVYDLHGSCSYILAQVCHPQPGDEDFTIVLEKNAAGDPQRVVVTVAGQVVTLARGPQVTVDGEAVALPVAVGHVRVTAEGRNIVLQTTKDLRLLFDGDAHILISIPSPFRNRLCGLCGNFNGNWNDDLDLPSGTTAPSVDAFGAAWRAPSSSQGCSEGCGPQGCPVCSAEQTAPYESLEACGQLRDANGPFSACHAALSPSEYFRQCVYDLCAQKGNVTYLCRSLAAYTAACQAAGMAVKPWRTDSFCPLQCPTNSHYSVCTRSCQGSCAALSGLTGCTTRCFEGCECDDRFLLSQGVCIPVQDCGCTHDGRYLPVNSSLLTSDCSQRCSCSSITGLTCQAASCPLGRVCEVQAGTRDCWVPHGLCSLSVGANLTTFDGAHSAVSSPGVYEISFRCPGSQETVPWYRVVADVQPCKGKVEAVARVHIFFQDGLVTVTQNKGVWVNGLQVDLPAEVLTSVSVSQNPDGSVLVQQKEGVQVKLGADGQLAVVVSDDHAGKLCGACGNFDADWSNDWPNSQETTLENWKAQDFSPCQD, from the exons GGTTGACCCAGGAGGCCTCAGTGGACCCCCAGAGCAGCGGGGGTGAGGAATTCCTCACGGCCTTCCTGCAGAACTATAATCCCGGGTACAGCAAGGCCTATCTCTACCTCCTCCTCTCCAGTCTGTCGGACAGCCTCACCTCAGTCTCCATCCTCAGCCGGGCAGATGGCACCACACAGAAGGTCACTGTCAGGCCAGGGCAGTCAGTCTTGGTCAACATCAGCGCCAAGGCTGAGATGGTCGGCAGCAAAACCTTCCAGCATGCGGTGGTGGTCCGCGCTGACCGTGCCATCTCGGTGCAGGCGGTAAACGCTAAGCCCAGCACGGCGGATGTGACACTGCTGAGGCCTGTCCGCGCCCTGGGCACTGAGTACTTTGTGCTCACGCCCTCCAGCCCTTCGTCCAGGAACCTCCAGGAGTTTGCTGTGGTGGCGGGTGCAGCCGGTGCCTCTGTCAGTATACGGCTGAAGGGGTCGGTGACATTCAAGGGCAAGTCCTACGCAGCAGGCCGTGTCCTGAATGTGACCCTGGACCCCTACCAGGTGGCCCAGATACAGAGCACATCTAACCTCTCGGGGTCAAAGGTCACTGCCAGCAGCCCCGTGGCTGTCCTCTCCGGCCACAGCTGTGCCCAGAGAAACTCGAACTGCAACCATGTGGTAGAGCAGCTGCTACCCACGTCTGCCTGGGGCACCCGCTACGTGGTGCCCCCTCTGTCCTTCCACAGCCAGCATGATGTGATCTACGTCATGGCCAGCCAGGCCACAAGGCTGACCTACCACCTGGGGGGCACCGCTGGCTCCCGGGGGCTCCAGGCAGGCAACGTGGCAGAGTTTGAGATCCAGCAGTCCCGGCCACTCTACCTGTCTGCAGACGTGGGCATCCAAGTCCTGATGTTTGGTGCGGGTACCACCAAAGATGGAGAGACCTATGACCCCCACCTGGTCCTGATCCCAGACGTGGCGGCCTACTGCCCTGCCTACGTGGTGAGGAGTGTGCCAGGCTCTAAGGGTGTGGCCCTGGTGGTGGCGCCAACCAAGGCTGCTGGCGAGCTGACCATGGATGGGCAGAGGCTAGGGGCCAAACTCTCCTGGGCCGCTGTGCCAGGCAGTGAGTTCTCATATGCCGAACTGGACTTTGGCACAACTGACAGTGTCCATGTGGCCGAGGCCGCTACCAGCTTTGGGCTGCTCACCTTCGGGCTATACCAGGACGTGAGCTTCGGGACAGCAGCTGCCTGTGGCCGGA cccagcggTCGCTGGAGAAGACCCCCTGTGAAGGCAAGCAGTGTGCTGCCAGGCAGGTCTGCAAGGTGGTAAATGGGCAGGCCAGGTGCGTGGCCCCCGTGGCTACCTGCCGTGCCCAGGGTGACCCCCATTATACCACCTTCGACGGCCGCTACTACGACATGATGGGCACATGCTTGTACTCACTGGCGGAGCTGCAGAGTAACGATGACAGCCTGCCTGCCTTCAGCGTCGATGCCAAGAACGAGCACCGAGGCAGCCGCCGTGTCTCTTACGTGGGCTTGGTGACCGTGCGCGCCTACAACCATGCAGTGTCACTGGCCCGAGGGGAAGTTGGCTTCGCCCGG ATCGACAACCAGCGTTCacgcctgcctgcctccctgtctgGGGGACGCCTGCGAGTGTACCAGAGTGGGACACGGGCCGTGGTGGAGCTGGATTTCGGACTGGTGGTCAGCTACGACTGGGATGCCCAGCTGGCACTCAGCCTGCCCGTGCGCTTTCAGGGCCAGGTGCGTGGACTGTGTGGCAACTATAATGGTGACCCCACTGATGACTTCCTTACACCTGACTCGGAGCAGGCTCCCGATGCTGTGGAGTTTGCCAGCAGCTGGAAGCTGGATGACGGGGACTACCTCTGTGAGGATGGCTGCCAAGAAAACTGTCCTGCCTGCACCCCAGAGCAGGCCCAGCACTATGAGGACAGTCGTTTCTGTGGCATGCTGACCCAGCTCAACGGCCCCTTTGCTGCCTGTCACGAGGCCCTGGACCCCCAGCCCTTCCTAAAGGAATGTGTGTATGACCTGTGTGTGGTCAATGGGGATCGAGCCAGCCTGTGCCGTGGCCTCAGTGCCTACACCCAGGCCTGTCTGGAGCTTGGCATCTCTGTCGGGAACTGGAGGTCATCAGCCAACTGCC CCCTGTCCTGCCCAGCCAACAGCCGCTACGAGCTCTGCGCCCCGGCCTGCCAAGCCTCCTGCAACCCCGACGCGGCGCCGTCCAACTGCTCGGCGCGCCAGTGCGTGGAGGGCTGCGTGTGCCTCGAGGGCTTCGTGGAGAGCGGCGGCGCCTGTGTGGCGGCCTCGTCCTGCGGCTGCATCTACGAGGGCCGCCCGCTTGCGCCCGGCCAGGAGGTGTGGGCTGACACCACTTGCCAGCGGCGCTGCACCTGCGACGCCGCCACAGGCCAGGTGCGCTGCAGCGACACGCAGGGCTGCCCGAAGGGCGAGCGCTGCCTCGTCCAGAACGGCCTCCGAGGTTGTTACCCCGACCGCTTCGGAACCTGCAAGGGGTCCGGGGACCCGCACTACGTGAGCTTCGATGGCCGACGCTTCGACTTCATGGGCACCTGCACGTACCTGCTGGCTGGCTCGTGCGGCCAGGCCTCAGGGCTGCAAACCTTCCGGGTCCTGGTGGAAAACGAGCATCGGGGCAGCCAGACCGTGAGCTACACGCGCGCCGTGCGGGTCGAGGCCCGCGGCGTGAAGGTGGCGGTGCGCCGGGAGTACCCTGGCCGAGTGCTG GTGGACAATATCCTTCAGTACCTGCCCTTCCAGGCGGCAGATGGGCAGGTGCAGGTGTTCCGCCAGGGCCAAAACGCTGTCATCCGCACGGACTTTGGCCTGACAGTCACCTACAACTGGGACGCCCATGTGACCGTCAAGGTGCCCACCAGCTACGCTGGGGCCCTGTGCGGGCTCTGCGGGAACTTCAACGAGGACCCAGCTGACGACTTTGCTCTGAAGAGTGGAGGCCAAGCTGCCAACGCACTGGCCTTCGGAAATAGCTGGCAGGAGGAAACGAGGCCAGGCTGTGGCGCAGCCCAGCCAGGCGACTGTCCCAAGCTggactccctggtggctgagcagcTGCAGAGCAAGAAGGAGTGTGGGATCCTCGCTGACCCCAGTGGTCCCTTCCGGGAGTGCCACCGAACGCTGGACCCACAGGGTGCTGTGCGCGACTGTGTCTATGACCGCTGCCTCCTGCCAGGCCAGTCCGGGCCTCTGTGTGACGCACTGGCAGCCTACGCTGATGCGTGCCAGGCTGCTGGGCTCACCGTGCACCCCTGGAGGAGTGCGGAACTTTGCC CGCTGAGCTGCCCATCCCACAGTCACTACGAGGAGTGTTCCTATGGCTGCCCGCTGTCCTGCGGAGACCTCCCGGTGTCCGGGGGCTGCGGCTTCGAATGCAAAGAGGGCTGCGTGTGTGACGAGGGCTTCGTGCTCAACGGTGAGTCCTGCGTGCCGCTGGCCTCCTGCGGCTGCGTGTACCAGGGCTCCTACTACCCGCCCGAACAGACCTTCTACCCGGGACCCGAGTGCGATTCCCTTTGCTACTGCGAGGAGGGCGGGCTGGTGTCCTGTGTGCCGTCCAGCTGTGGCCCTCACGAGGCCTGCCAGCCGTCCAATGGCGTCCTGGGCTGCGTGGCTGTGGGCTCTACCACCTGCCAGGCATCCGGAGACCCCCATTACACCACCTTCGACGGCCAACGCTTCGACTTCATGGGTACCTGCGTGTACGTCCTGGCTCAGACCTGTGGAACTCGGCCTGGCCTGCCCCAGTTTGCTGTCCTGCAGGAGAATGTGGCCTGGGGCAACGGGAAAGTCAGTGTGACCAAGGCGATCACCGTGCAGGTGGCCAACTTCACCCTGCGGCTGGAGCAGAATCAGTGGAAAGTCACG GTGAACGGTGTGGACAGGAGGCTGCCCGTGGTGCTGGACGAGGGCCGGATCCACGTCTTCCAACACGGCTCAGACGTCGTGATCGAGACTGACTTCGGCCTGCGTGTGGCCTACGACCTCGTGTACAACGTGCGGGTCACTGTCCCAGGCAACTACTACCAGCAGCTGTGTGGCCTGTGTGGGAACTACAACGGCAACCCCAAGGACGACTTCCAGAAGCCAGATGGCTCACAGGCGGGCAGCGCCAATGAGTTTGGCAACTCCTGGGAGGAGGCGGTGCCCGACTCACCCTGCCTGCCGCCCCCCACCTGCCAGCCGGGTGACAAGGACTGTGACACGGAGCTGGAATGTAAACCCGAGCTGCAGAACAAATATGAGCAGCAGGAGTTCTGCGGGCTCCTCACCAGCCCCACAGGGCCCCTGGCCGCCTGCCACAAGCTCCTGGACCCCCAGGGCCCCTTGCAAGACTGTGTCTTTGACCTCTGCGTGGGCGGTGGCAACGAAAGCATTCTCTGCAGCAACATCCACGCCTATGTGAGTGCCTGCCAGGCAGCTGGAGGCCACGTGGAACCCTGGAGGACCGAGTCTTTCTGTC CCATGCAGTGCCCCCCCAACAGCCACTACGAGGTCTGCGCAGACACCTGCTCCCTGGGCTGCTCGGCACTCAGCGCCCCCCCACAGTGCCCAGAGAGGTGCGCCGAGGGTTGCCAGTGTGACTCCGGCTTCCTCAGTGACGGCCAAGGCTGCGTGCCCATCCAGGAGTGCGGCTGCTACCACAATGGCATCTACTACGAG CCCGAGAAGGTGGTACTCACTGACAACTGCCAGCAGCAGTGCGTGTGCCAGCCCGGAAAAGGCCTGGTGTGCCAGAACCACAGCTGCAGTGACGGGCAGGTTTGCCAGCCCTCGGGAGGAGTCCTGAGCTGCGTCACCAAAG ACCCGTGCCACAGTGTGACATGTCGGCCACAGGAGACGTGCCAGAATAAGAATGGCCAGGGCGTGTGCGTGCCCAACTACCAGGCCACGTGCTGGCTGTGGGGCGACCCACACTACCACTCCTTCGACGGCTGGAACTTTGACTTCCAGGGCACCTGTAACTATGTGCTGGCATCAACCGACTGCCCAGGGAGCAATGCCCAGGGCCTGACACCCTTCACTGTCACCACCAAGAACGAGAACCGGGGCAACCCCTCAGTGTCCTATGTGAGGCTGGTCACCGTGACCACCCTCAACACAAACATCTCCATCCACAAAGGCGAGATCGGCAAAGTCCGG GTGAACGGTGTGCTGAGGGCACTGCCTGTCTCTGTGGCTGACGGGCGGCTTTTGGTGACCCACGGTGCATCCAAAGCAGTGCTGGCCACTGACTTCGGGCTGCAGGTCACCTATGACTGGGACTGGCGAGTGGAAGTGACGCTGCCCAGCAGCTACCACAGCGCCGTATGTGGGCTCTGCGGGAACATGGACCGCAACCCGAGCAACGACCAAGCCTTCCCCAATGGCACCCTGGCTCCCTCCATACCTATCTGGGGCGGCAGCTGGCGGGTTCCAGGCTGGGACCCACTGTGCTGGGATGAATGTCAGGGGTCCTGCCCGACCTGCGCTGAGGACCGACTGGAGGAGTACGGGGGCCCCGGCTTCTGTGGACCCCTGGCCCCTGGCTCCGGAGGCCCCTTTGCCGCCTGCCATGACCATGTGGCCCCCGATAGCTTCTTCAAGGGCTGCGTTCTGGATGTCTGCCTGGGCGGTGGGGCCAAGGACATACTTTGCCAGGCTCTGGCTGCCTACGCTGCCGCCTGCCAGGCCGCTGGGATCGTCATTAAGGACTGGAGGACGGAGGCTGGCTGTG AGCTCCCCTGCCCGGAGAACAGCCACTACGAGCTCTGTGGCCCACCCTGCCCAGCCAGCTGCCCATCTCCCACGCCCCCCACCAGCCCTGCCGTATGTGAGGGCCCCTGCGTGGAGGGCTGCCAGTGCAACTCAGGCTTCGTGTTGAGTGCCGACCGCTGCGTCCCCCTGGAAGGCGGCTGTGGCTGCTGGGCCAATGGCATCTACCACGAGGCCGGCAGTGAGTTCTGGGCTGATGCCACCTGCTCCCAGAGGTGCCAATGTGGGCCCGGAGGTGGCTCGCTGGTCTGCAAGCCTGCCAGCTGTGGGCTAGGTGAAGAGTGTGCACTGCTGCCCTCAGGCCAGCATGGCTGCCAACCTGTCAGCACAGCTGAGTGTCAGGCCTGGGGTGACCCCCATTACATCACCCTGGATGGGCACCGATTTGACTTCCAAGGCGCTTGCGAGTACCTGCTGAGTGCGCCCTGCCATGACCTACCCGAGGGGGCTGAGAACTTCACCGTCACGGTAGCCAATGAGCACCGGGGCAGCCAGGCCGTCAGTTACACCCGCACTGTGACCCTGCACATCTACGGCCACAGCTTCACCCTCAGTGCCGGCTGGCCCCGGCAGCTGCAG GTGGACGGCAAGCTGGTCGCCCTGCCCTTCCAGCTGGACTCCCGTGTGCACGCCTACTTGAGCGGTGCCGACGTGGTAGTGACCACCGCCTCCGGGATCTCGCTTGCTTTCGACGGAAACAGCAACGTGCGCCTGCGCGTGCCGGCGGCGTATGCGGGCGCCCTCTGTGGCCTGTGCGGGAACTACAACAAGAACCCCAACGACGACCTGAACGCGGTGGAAGGGAACCCCGACCGCTGGCAAGTGGGCGGCGCCGCGGGCTGCGGAGAGTGCGTGCCCGGGCCGTGCCCCAAACCCTGCACGCCCGAGCAACAGGAGCCCTTCGGCGGCCCCGACGCCTGCGGCGTGATCTCGTCCCCCGAAGGCCCGCTGGCTCCCTGCCACAGCCTCATTCCGCCCGAGCAGTACTTCCAGGCCTGCTTGCTGGACGCCTGCCAGGCTCAGGGCCATCCAGGAGGCCTCTGCCCGGCCGTGGCCGCCTAtgtggcagcctgccaggccgcTGGGGCTCAGCTCGGCGAGTGGAGGCGGCCGGACTTCTGTC CCTTCCAGTGCCCTGCCCACAGCCACTACCAGCTCTGTGGTGACTCCTGCCCTGTGAGCTGCCCCAGCCTCTCAGCGCCTGAGGGCTGCGAGTCCACCTGCCGTGAGGGCTGCGTCTGCGACGCCGGCTTCGTGCTCAGCGGAGACACCTGTGTGCCTGTGGGCCAGTGCGGCTGCCTCCACGAGGGCCGCTACTACCCGCTGGGCGAGACCTTCTACCCGGGCCCTGAGTGTGGGCGGCACTGCCAGTGTGGACCCGGCGGCCAAGTCAGCTGCCAGGAGGGCGAGACCTGCAGGCCCTACGAGGAGTGCCGGGTGCAGGACGGCGTCCAGGCCTGTCGCCCCACCGGCTGTGGCCGCTGCCTGGCCAATGGGGGCGTCCACTACATTACCCTGGATGGACGCGTCTATGACCTGCATGGCTCCTGCTCCTATATCTTGGCCCAGGTCTGCCACCCACAGCCTGGGGACGAGGACTTTACAATTGTGCTTGAGAAGAATGCAGCTGGAGATCCCCAACGTGTGGTGGTTACTGTGGCTGGCCAGGTGGTGACCCTGGCTCGAGGGCCGCAG gtcactgtggatggtgaggcCGTAGCCCTGCCCGTGGCTGTGGGTCACGTGCGGGTGACGGCCGAGGGCCGGAACATCGTTCTGCAGACGACCAAGGACCTGCGGCTTCTCTTTGATGGCGACGCCCACATCCTCATATCCATCCCTTCCCCCTTCCGCAACCGGCTCTGCGGGCTCTGTGGCAACTTCAATGGCAACTGGAATGATGACCTTGATCTGCCCAGCGGCACCACGGCCCCCAGCGTGGATGCCTTTGGAGCTGCATGGCGGGCACCTAGCTCCTCCCAGGGCTGCAGCGAGGGCTGTGGACCCCAAGGCTGCCCTGTGTGCTCAGCAGAGCAGACGGCACCATACGAGAGCCTCGAGGCCTGCGGGCAGCTCCGGGATGCCAACGGCCCCTTCTCAGCCTGCCACGCAGCGCTGAGCCCCTCTGAGTACTTCCGCCAGTGCGTGTATGACCTCTGTGCCCAGAAGGGCAACGTCACCTACCTCTGCCGCAGCCTGGCAGCCTACACAGCGGCCTGCCAGGCGGCCGGCATGGCTGTGAAGCCCTGGAGGACAGACAGCTTCTGCC CGCTCCAGTGCCCCACCAACAGCCACTACTCCGTCTGCACACGCTCCTGCCAGGGCTCCTGCGCGGCTCTCTCTGGCCTCACGGGCTGCACCACCCGCTGCTTTGAGGGCTGTGAGTGTGACGACCGCTTCCTGCTGTCCCAGGGCGTCTGCATTCCTGTCCAAGACTGCGGCTGCACCCATGATGGCCGATACTTGCCG